The Ostrea edulis chromosome 1, xbOstEdul1.1, whole genome shotgun sequence genomic sequence ACCGTGTGTAAGTCCTCTTTTTTACATTCTCTCTGATCGCTATCGGTGGCTGCTGAGGAATTCTGAGGATAGGATCACCATTTTCtttggggggaggggaggggggttcATATTTCCATGTAAGCATCAAAAACAACATTGCAACACTAAAGGCGAAGTAGGCCGGTAATTGTTGCTTATTAaagttcggggggggggggccttAAAAAAATGGACAAGTACACACACTTGACAAACGTCAGTTCACGACTTTCTAGTCACCGGCATAGGTGAAAGGTGGATGCACAGCAAGTTCAAGTCCCCACTACCCACTAATTTTGCCAATATGCGCTTGACAGAAGAATACAAAAGCCTCAATTTACGACCGTGCCCTCTCAATATGTATTATGCACAGCCCCCTATTTTTCTGCCTAATGAGAAATTCCGTTTGggtgtgacccccccccccccccttcctacCTACCTAATCTGAATTGCTTACAGCGACAACAGTCAGgataatatttttataatgatAGTACCTTGATAAAATTGTTTATGTCCATACATTTCGATATTGGAAATGTAACTTACCCTTTAAATACGTTTGCTGGAAAATAAATAGCATGTTTGAATTGAGATAGTACCTTAAATTGATattaacattttattcattgaacagttaattgaaaaatcaaattaatctagtatattttttttatgaatttaacaatataaattaaatacagATGCTGAATTACATATATCTTTATGGAATTAAAAACAAACCGCTCCGTGGGCTTCGAGATTTATACCCCTTACCCCAGCGTAGAAACCCAAAGATGTCGAAATTTTCAAAGACCAGTATAGACGTAAAAAATCttcaataaatcataaaatcacGAGgatgacctaaaaaaaaaaagcaaaaaaaaaaaaaaaaacaaaaaaaaaaaaaacaaggagGATAAGGTGCTTTGACTCGAAGCATCGAAGTATGGTCTGAAATAAACTAATATTAGTCCTCTCTCTGACCACTCTTCCCTGCTCTGTATCTGTGGATGCTATGGGAAAGCAGGATAACCATTTTTGTCGAGGGAAGGGGAGGGGGTGATGTTACATATTTCCACACAAAGATGAAAAACATCATCAGTCACAATTTTCAGCATTTTATCAGTCCAAAAACAGGCATTGCAATTCAATGGAAAATCGTCACCGTTATTGCCCATTGCCCCTTACGGAAAAGCAATGTTTTATGATATCTACACTATAAAACACTACTTGTTATAAAACCTTCTCATTAATATCTGACAATCTAACAAAAGAGACTGCCTCTTTGAGCTGGAAGAACAGACAACAATATTACCGAACACTAATTATAGTCccaaaaaataaagtttgagaTATCGTCAAGTCCGTCTATCCGTGCAAATGTGCCCAGACCACAAATGTTAAAAATACACCGTAAGCTCATTCTTCACATAAAGATTATTAGTGACCATAACATGAATATTCTTGATGTAAGGTCATTTGCACCATTTCTAAAggtctaaaaattaaaaattgattagCCTTAATATATCTTAATAATGgcaaacattttaattaatactgataaaaagtttcaatatgatcaaagaatatgtcctggccttgacctatggtcacattgtcaagttcactttttagaaaatacaacCCTGTCCTGGCCATATGaagtaatgaagaaacatttagatttcatacttacaacagattttcatgttaactgaggctgcattaggacctgacccaaggacatatggtcaacttcaaggtttttatgtcacacagctccgacggaagaactctcgttgctttgcaacgagctttgctctagttacaactgtattttaaacgaacttggcattaattccactttcagtaatcatacttatactccaactgccctttcaaaagatgaatttcttcaaaatcatgcttcagttttagacacatttaatattccagtcaatgagtcgaatgaatatgagttaccgtacctatactgtattcctaaactacataaaatcaatttatgtatataaattgtttaGGTCGTTTGGCTTGTTATTTTTAGACTAGGTTCTTTTAATAGCCACTTCTTTTTTAAGAACATGCAGAGTGCTTATGCACAGGTTCTATTTTTTTTCGGGGGTTTTCCGGCGCATGCGCTTTAGATTGGCTAGATTTAGTCAACATTGGCGAATTCAGATCTCATGGTTGTTTTCCTGCTATTTTACCTTGGAATATTACTTTGGACATCAACTCTTCTGCACGAATCAATTCTTTATTCCCGTTGAACCTTCATGATCAGGTAATTTGATCGCTGTGGTACctgtatttttcatattttaataagcGTCACCTCGAAGGACTAGACGCCATGCATGGAAATTTGTGAGCGTGCTTCTGTTTTGATGACTACAACCCTTTGCACTGTGTGCTAACTATTGCTAATGTCGCTTCTTATCGGAGATTCACATATTCGCCGGTTTCAGCAGTATTTAAATGCCACAAACTTCGATTCCATTGATATAGCAGGTTTGGGTGCGCTACGATTCTATGGTATTAGTGGCGGATCTATCGGGAACGAGCATCACATCCACATAAAAACCCtcacaaacaaagatacattgctggatccagtaagtgctccaccaagcccctatctttgctcctcacgaaaatattaacagctgtgaaggagaaacttcaaactgaCTAtgtgactacatatgccagaagtggtgttactcaaatgtggattctaaacaattctaaagaacttttagtaaacttgaaatcgcagaattttccccaaatcaataacaataaaacttataacttttcaacactagacacgaccattcctcacgataaattaaagactatactttttgacatcatagacagttgcgtctTCAACAGAAACGGAAaaattcatatctagtgatcagtcattcaaaaacttactttgttaaacgcacTCTGATTCCTCGCACACGTacactgaagttgaaataaaaaatatgctagagttcctcattgacattatcttcgtggtctttggtgatcaggtcttccgacagtctgttggaattctcatgggcacgaattgtgctcctttgttagctgacctgtttctatattcatatgaagcagaatttattataaaaaaaactacgcgagaagaaaaaatttctcgctgtggccttcaattcaatatttagatatatcgatgacattTTGTCAATTagcaataataactttcattcatatgtcgatttgatatatgcctgtgagctcgaaataaaggataccacagagtcgtccacttttgcttcatacttaaatattttattgaaagtagacattaacggcaaactgacaactcaattgtatgataaacgggatgatttcagcttctccatcgtcaacttcccacatttatgtagcaacattccattatcacctgcatatggtgtttatatatctcaacttattcaatatgcaagagcttgttctgcgtatagtgagtttttaaatcgaggtaagctactgacaaacaagttgatagtacaggggtttcaacattctcgattgaagtcatcatttcgcaaattctatggtcgttataacgatctagttcgtgaatacaacctcgcattgggtcaaatgctgtctgacgtgtttcataccgattgttaagccgttcttggcaaactgatcttgactgtggataactccgtttacctgatcaggatatagggctcatggcgggtgtgaccggtcaacaggggatgcttactcctcctaggcacctgatcccacctctggtgtgtccaagggtctgtgtttgcccaactatctattttgtattgcttatgggagttatgagattgatcactgttcgttatcttcaccttgtattaCTCGATATACCCTTacagagcacagatttacgaCTGACATTacctaatgacatgctgtttgtacgtGTTCTTTAGTGATTACTATCATTTCCATCCGTTTTTCACTCATTTAtactattaatatatatagctgaccacgGATATGGTGCATGTGACCAAAATTCGTCATTACGTATACGTCTACATTTAATGCACATTAGATTCGCTTTGTATGCATGTAATAGTGTGGATTGTATAGGTATATAAACAACTCAACACCAATGGTAGGGTTCTATCAGAGTTTGTATTCTTTTCTAATtaactctgaaatatataacaagaatatcacatataatatatatcatgaattaaaacatatagtataaaaatatcaacaaagaaaactCATTTGCTCAGCACAGTTTACAaccaagagttattccccttaatAGTgcttataaagatatatttgacTATTGATTACTATATggtataaaataataaatagattTATCTTACTCGACTATTGCACTTAATTAATCATAGACTAAATAATCAACTTGATAAGAATATTCAGAACTTATCATAATGCAAAGAATATACCAAAAAAATGCAATGTCATACCTATGTGTGACACAGAGCCAAATTTCTGGTCAGGTCCAGAATATTCTATATGCTGGTAATAAATCtatatagaaataatgaaatatcaaatatttgtgtGAAACTAATGTTACATTACTTATTCACACAAGGAaatcataaaaagtaaaaatagctGAATACTACTCGAACACTCTGACATTCACACATAACATATTTAAACTACTACATTTGATTCAATCatgatttatagttttaatatacattcatactgatatacattttaCTCTTTAGTTGTAATTGATAACTTAAAGATAATGTACAAATGCATATGATCACTCTTACTCAATTACCATCAtagaaaatgcataaaatctaACTATTCAGCAAATGTATTAATTCAAAGTAAgcacatgtactttgaattatatatgatcataaaaactcaaaAGAAAGTCATATTTACTTACAGTCAAATTGTACTAGGAAAATCTTCTGGAAAACACTTCTATATTCTTAGAAgacaattcaaaatgtgaacaaTAGTAAAGAGAGGGAAATTGGAGAGttatatattctataaatatttacatggtgCTATTACTGACCATTATGATCTCATAATCTATGAATAACTTTAAAGATATTTGCATATACTATTAAGttgtacataaaataaattaaaagtaaagacaACTTTTGTCATGTACTAATCTTCATaatttaaataatgaaataatatatttactttagaaaaatATCACCCTGTCACAtgcacacggagctaatgcaaAGTAAATTTGATTCAAAGTAAATTAAGTTAAACGCAATAAATTCCCCGTGTAAACGCGGGCCAGTTTTAATACGCATTAACTTACGCTTAATgtgtaataatttaattctttttGTATCCTtatctctgattggtcaaattgcAATTGAGGAACTCAGGCTATTTTTGTATAGCCTGGTTTGGTGTGGGGACATaccccccttgacaaccagaagccggaactatttttctctctctgaatttacatcgcagcaccgttttcagccttctatggaatagaaagtcaacgtgtacaataagatacttcggtttgatacacacaCTAAATTCTCGTTCTCAATTATTAGTATCTACTTGTACgctaatcactgttgtaaatcatTTTTCTCTGCATGATGATCgaataatttcaaaatagatCAAAACAAAGATAGTATATTCGAATTCATGATTTAGCAAGTAAGCATTGtcctgttcattttcaaattcatttctgACTGGGAAAGGGGGTGGGTCATTACTGATccgcctttcaacaaagcaaacgaAAAAAaccatacgtcacattttaccacatgacgtcagtcacattgacatgtggagcGCGATTTGCcacttacatattttcttgtgttggaATTACTATCACATCTAGTGACAACGTTGCTTGccagggtaagttttcatgtagtagaaattttctcagagttaaaagccgcacattattgcattttctgatatttgaagacttactttgggtagatctaggcctaaacaatgcaatttcccgtattttttCAATCTGTcagagatgagcgacttcaaagttgATCTCTAAAGAGCAGCGAAATATGCCTTGCATGCATAGCatacacatattttctgtcatgacaaacttcaccttcgatACAATAAGTTATTAAATAGGCTAGCTCTGTTGAACTAAGACAAATTGACAACAAGTTAAGATGGCGACTTTCACAGCTACAGGTAGACGcttcgtcgttgttgctaagtgaatcattacgcgtctcagttgacttgtatttttccgagtttatgcacattttgataaacgaaggttagtatAACTTTAATTCTGGGACAAGTTATAcgagtgtttttatttttttatttacaatatttatatagcgcattatataattttttttaaaaatactctaagcgctttacattaaaacaacaataaactacaattaaaaattgaacatatctaaaacagtgtaaaaaaaatattcgtttcattaaaagaatatgaattctaGCACTGGCTTACACAAAATCGTGattaaactacagaaaatacatacaaaaaggtttcataaaaaagaatattaatactGTCACTGGAAATGCCTTACATAAAACCGTGATAAGCAAGTCTGaagaagtaagtttttaaaattttcttgaaaagttCGAAAGAATTTTCATTGCGGATGTAGCTTGGAAGGTTATCCCAGAGTGTGGCGGTTGCTTTGTCAAACCTTCTGTCGCCATACGTTTTGGTCTTAACTCTTGATGTTTGAATAAGCATGGCGGTTTCGGATCGTAAAGACCTTGATGGATTGTATGGACTGACCAGTGACCAGTTCTTCAAGGTAGACAGGTGCAAGACCGTGGAGAGCTTTAAATGTGTACATTAACAGTTTGTACTGAACCCTGAAATGTACTGGAAGCCAATAGAGTTTCATTAAAACTGGTGTTATGTGCTCATTTTTCTTAGTTCTGATAATCAGCCGTGTGACTGAATTCTGCATACGCTGTAACTTTGACATTATGTCAGAATTAACACCATAGAAAAGGGCGTTTCCATAGTCAAAACGCGAAGTCACTAGCGAACTGACCAAAGTCTTGCAGGCGTCTTCAGTAATGAATGGTCTTATGCGTCCAATGTTTCGgatctgaaaaaaaaacatgcctTTGATATAGCAGTTGCCTGTTTTCGCATGCTTAGTGTTCTGTCAAAAAATACACCCAGGTTTTTAACAAACGAAACATCATGCACAACGGATCCATCAAACGAAAGGTGACAATCTTTTAGTTCGTTCACTCGATGTCGAGGCGCAAACACGATAAGTTTGGTTTTGTCCTGGTTTAATTTTAAGCTCATCCACACACTTATAACCtggtataacctggtttgggtcagtttacgctttttcaTAATCcgcttgccccagaattaaagtcattttttaataattaaattcttcgtACCGAAGGCGCGTCCGcaaagcaaggctctaaaggtaacaagtatgtaaaaggaaaaaaaacacctagaaaatcagcaaatgaatagaGATTATCTCTACATACATTCACTGGAAATGTTATGATCCATATGGACGCTGCCATTTATTTTGTTCATTAATTACTTGCTTgttatttgtgttttaattttgaatgccaaaaatacaagactgagGTGTAGATTTTAATCCCGCACTCCGTTTGTTAGAAATGAACGGTATGATTATCGATGTTACGTGTTTAtccaatcatcaaatagaaaatcAGTGATATTGAGCGCAGCGAGGCAGCGCTCTcatggctcgtactgcgagctctaatgactaaagTGCGCAAAATAATGCAagctaaatctaaacctttaaAGAGGTTCGGatctgacttttttttttaaaactctcaAATCTGATATCATGAATTTGTTCGTATATCTAGTGCAAAAAaagtcattatttatttttattatttgtattaAACTGttatttatctgtattgttagaaatcatgattatgtatctattttatgtaatgattggtATCTGCTGCTTATATTGTGTTCACACCAACAGACAAgtaaagtttaattgaatagattttaaatgcaaaaagTTCATGTATAGaccactgtagctcaataacaagcaatGTGAcctgtttttcttttcaatttcctaattctccttcatagtagaaattaaaaatacacgTCTCACAAAAATTGACATTAGGCCTATTtcaaatgtcaggtgcgaacaTCTTTAACAAGAATTTTGTTTACACCTATTCCAATAGTCCCTTGTCAAAAGAGCTTGAGATCTCGAAGTCACACCTTGGGCCATTATATTAAACTTACGTGGAATATCATCCTAATATTGGGTTCTCCTATAACTCAAAAATTCAATGCACCAAATTAGGCgtaatgtttaatataaaaaagTGCAATCTTTATGAAAGGCATgctattttatgatatctatgttttgacgtacgtcataatTAGACTGATGGTGGCAGATCTAAAGAATGTAGGACAGAAAGTCAAAGGACAAAAATTCAcaagacaaaaagtcacaggacaaaaattcacaagacaaaaagtcacaggacaaaaaaaggtcacagttttataagaaaataagacaAGTCAccattacaaattttatgaaagtagaaCAAAATTTCACAGGAGAAAAAGTCAtggtttataagaaaataaaaagtattgatttttatatgtattttaaaatatatctgttctttttgtaatgtttaagaaaatatatatgcaaaatttatattttctatgagattttgataataatcataaaattgttattccttttatcatatttattgtaaaatattatttggattttttaaaaagagatttttttattgagataaaataaaaataagctttatgatcatttggtttagtatactacatgtacatattaatgattgtcaaaacaaaatctgatggcagaattatggttggcttcctttcactccggattattgtcaaaacaagaagtaagtgAACTGTCATATAATAATCGctatataaacaagttaatgatttttcctttcttattatctaataatgaactgaaagtgctaaatgtggcaaaacaaACACCAATAAGAATGATGACATGTATTCTCTTCTACCTGTAATCTACCGTAAGAAATGTCTGCTGCctgaacaacagctttagtgagcattttgtgactttttgtccagtGACGTTTCgtcttgtgactttttgtcctgtgactttttatcctatctaatcaaaagtcatcattgtgactttttgtcctgtgaatTTTTGTCCTAcggattttgtgacttttttcctGTGTTTTTTggtcctgtgactttctgtctGTATACCGATCTAAATACGTgcaatttatatttgtaaaaGTCATACTTGCGGAATGATATACATGCAAGAAAACATTAGGTTTCGTAAAATGGCATCGAGCACAAATTGTGTATActcgactgcaaaccacaaatcCGATTAAAATACTATAGTCTCAAAAGGAATTGATTACTCAAACAAGAAAAGGAAAAAACGAGACCAACCTGTTAACTACTATCTGAGGGAGCACAAGCTACTTAAAAAAATCGATGAAATTCGACtggattgaaaacattttttcccCACCGCGTCTAAAAACAAGAATTGcttaaatatatttctttgacACGTCCGGTAACTTGAATGCAAACCACAAACGGGTTCATGCTTTACTAAATTGTTATTTTATTCACAATTTAGTAAATCATGACatccccccctcccctctgTGTAAGAAAATGACGTTTTGgtgaaaatgttttagaaagGTATAGATAGTACAATAGCCCTCCCCCCAACAAATTAGACATTTTCTTACAGCTGCCCTCCCCTGAGAAATGATGATACTCGCCTAAAGTGTAATTAGTATGTCAATATACAGTGGCTTATTACAAGTACAAATCTACATTCATTTCAGGTCAAAGAAAATAGTATGTCATCTGAAGACATTGCCCAAGGTCAATATGTCATTGAATGTGACATCTGCAAACAACCAGCCTCGTTCTTCTGCAGACGATGTGGGGTCAATCTCTGCGATCCTTGTGTTCCGGTACATCTCCAGATTAAGTCCAAAACCGGACATGACGTGGTGGATTACGCCAGTAGAGATGATGACGGCACCTCTAAAATTGAAGAACTGATGAAAACCATTACGAAGGAAAACGAGCGACTACAAAACTATAAGAATGAACTCAAGAAAATCATAGATCATACCACAAAGCGTCTTGACAAGCCAAAAATTTCCGGTCCATTCCAATCCAGGTTTGCGAAAAAAACACAACAGAGATTATCTTCATTATCCAAAATTTACCAACAGAAGGATGAAGTGACGTCACGAGGAGAGGAGTGGCACATACAGATAGATAAAACCGTGAAGATGCTCCACCAGGAACTGGACGACATGCAAAAGGAGCACGAATCACTGCTCCGGAAACAGAAACGAGAATTGGAAGAAATTTTAGGAAAAGTTGATGAAATTAACGCCGCGACAATGAAACTGAAAAATTCACAGAATGTTATAGAAATGACGAAACTGATACCAATGATTGAAAACCAGGAAACTCCCTTGGATATTACACAGTACTCGTTTCCGATGTTTTACAAAAGCGGAATTGACGACAACTATTTGAAATCGTATTTCGGATACATTGAGAATATACAAGAAAGAAAGATTTCTCTGCCGAGATTGATATCTGAAGACGCTGTGATTTCGAATCACAAAATATTAGAGCTGCCGGAAGTCATCACAGCAATAGACACAGGGTTTCCTGTTAGCAAAAACAACAACCGTCTATACGATATTGCTGTTATTGATGATAACAGAGTGTGGATGGGAGGAGCAAGTTATGAACTCAAGTTGTTTGATTTCCAGGGAAACCTCCACGACACGGTCTCCATCACAACACAGGGCTTGTGTTTAACTGTATACAACAAACACGTCATTTACACAGGTATCAATACTGTGTGTAGAGTAGCCGAGGATAAAACGATCCAGCCGATGTTTACAACCGGGGAGTGGGAACCACACGGCATCACGAGTACCGCGACAGATGACCTACTGGTCTGTCTCCATAAAGATGACCAGTACAAAGTCGTGCGATACAGCGGTACCGGTACCATACTCCAGGAAATCCAGTACGACTCACAGGGCCAGCCTCTGTACCGACGACCAGCCTACATCACTGAGAATGTCAACGGGGACATCATCGTAACAGACTGGAAGAAAAACGCTGTCATTGCTGTCGATAGATTAGGAATATTTCGGTTTTCTTTCTCTGGGAGGGACAAGCCATCTGCTGTCACTTCCGTCACTACTGATGCTGGTGGTCACGTTATCGTTACTGACTTTGGCGACAAGATCCACATGTTGGACAGGGACGGGCGATTCCTGAGATATATCATTCCAGATCAAAGGATTAATAAGCCACGCGGTGTGTGTATTGTCGGGGACGGGGAGATGTTTGTGGGGGAAAATAATACCGGCATAGCAAAACGAATAAAATATTCAgaataataaacaaaatgaattgTGTGGTGTCtcgtatgaaatattttattatgca encodes the following:
- the LOC125664524 gene encoding uncharacterized protein LOC125664524, encoding MSSEDIAQGQYVIECDICKQPASFFCRRCGVNLCDPCVPVHLQIKSKTGHDVVDYASRDDDGTSKIEELMKTITKENERLQNYKNELKKIIDHTTKRLDKPKISGPFQSRFAKKTQQRLSSLSKIYQQKDEVTSRGEEWHIQIDKTVKMLHQELDDMQKEHESLLRKQKRELEEILGKVDEINAATMKLKNSQNVIEMTKLIPMIENQETPLDITQYSFPMFYKSGIDDNYLKSYFGYIENIQERKISLPRLISEDAVISNHKILELPEVITAIDTGFPVSKNNNRLYDIAVIDDNRVWMGGASYELKLFDFQGNLHDTVSITTQGLCLTVYNKHVIYTGINTVCRVAEDKTIQPMFTTGEWEPHGITSTATDDLLVCLHKDDQYKVVRYSGTGTILQEIQYDSQGQPLYRRPAYITENVNGDIIVTDWKKNAVIAVDRLGIFRFSFSGRDKPSAVTSVTTDAGGHVIVTDFGDKIHMLDRDGRFLRYIIPDQRINKPRGVCIVGDGEMFVGENNTGIAKRIKYSE